From a region of the Alnus glutinosa chromosome 1, dhAlnGlut1.1, whole genome shotgun sequence genome:
- the LOC133868233 gene encoding ubiquitin-conjugating enzyme E2 2 translates to MSTPSRKRLMRDFKRLQQDPPAGISGAPQDNNIMLWNAVIFGPDDTPWDGGTFKLTLQFTEDYPNKPPTVRFVSRMFHPNIYADGSICLDILQNQWSPIYDVAAILTSIQSLLCDPNPNSPANSEAARMFSENKREYNRRVREIVEQSWTAD, encoded by the exons ATGTCAACTCCTTCAAGGAAGAGGCTGATGAGGGATTTTAAGAGGTTGCAGCAAGATCCTCCTGCAGGCATCAGCGGTGCTCCTCAAGACAACAACATTATGCTTTGGAATGCCGTTATCTTTGG GCCTGATGATACCCCATGGGATGGAG GTACGTTTAAATTGACGCTTCAGTTTACAGAGGATTATCCAAACAAGCCACCAACAGTACGCTTTGTCTCTCGAATGTTCCATCCAAATA TTTATGCGGATGGAAGCATATGTTTGGACATTCTACAAAATCAATGGAGCCCTATTTACGACGTAGCAGCTATACTTACCTCTATCCAG TCATTGCTCTGTGACCCAAACCCAAATTCTCCTGCTAATTCAGAAGCTGCACGGATGTTTAGTGAGAACAAACGTGAATACAATAGAAGAGTACGCGAGATTGTTGAGCAGAGTTGGACTGCTGATTAG
- the LOC133868171 gene encoding probable LRR receptor-like serine/threonine-protein kinase At1g14390 isoform X2 — translation MINPIIFFSLSIDLEFESLASQRMENFWVSFCFLFPALILAMHAPISIAQLPPSETRLLFRVQKLLEYPEALQGWTNWTSFCYLPPSPSLKIVCSNNRVTELTIAGNKSSPSNSAKPASGKFSVSQQTLSESFSIDSFFTVLTKLSNLKVLSLVSLGLWGPLPAKINRLGSLEVLNISSNFIYGEIPSSIASLSNLTSLVLTGNLFNGSVPDLKSLVLLQELDLGDNHLGPEFPSLSNSLVSIQLSNNSLRSEIPSKLNNFAKLQQFDISSNKFLGPIPSFLFSLPSIQYLRLADNQLSGALPMNISCNDELKLVDVSHNLLIGKLSSCLASKSSNRTVFFSWNCLSGENPNYQHPYTFCHKEALAVKPPIKSKESSSMNLGLILCIIGGVVAIAGVLGLLIVVIIRRTEGRRGENNKFDRHFADIVPVRSSPRSNIDARRVTHTTRVATLGLPPYRVFALDEIEDATDNFDQSNLIGEGSQGQLYKGWLRDGSLVLVKCLKLKQKLLPQSLMQHMDVLSKLRHRHLVSILGHCTVTYQDHPNTASTVFVVLEHVPNGSLRDYLKDSRKKEMLKWPQRMAITIGVARGVQFLHTGIAPGIFGNNLKMDNVLLDDSLSAKISSYNIPLPFKVGSENPLRGQDNHLGSEIAEKEDIYQLGVILLEFITGQLTTSASEVNDLKLQLEFGLAESASQLRAATDPSFQGTFAYQSLKTTVGITLNCLCKDPSKRPSIEDVLWNLQYSIQVQEGWTSSGNLSTQM, via the exons ATGATTaacccaataatttttttttccctttctatAGACTTGGAATTTGAGTCTTTAGCTTCCCAAAGAATGGAGAATTTCTGGGTTTCTTTCTGTTTCTTATTTCCAGCACTCATTCTTGCTATGCATGCTCCAATTTCTATTGCGCAACTGCCTCCAAGCGAAACCCGACTTCTTTTCCGAGTTCAAAAGCTCCTTGAATACCCTGAAGCTCTTCAGGGATGGACAAATTGGACCAGCTTCTGTTACCTCCCTCCCTCACCTTCTCTCAAGATTGTTTGCTCAAACAATCGTGTGACCGAGTTAACTATTGCCGGAAACAAAAGCTCCCCTTCTAACAGCGCAAAACCAGCTTCTGGGAAATTCTCTGTTTCTCAGCAAACTCTATCTGAAAGTTTCTCCATTGATTCTTTCTTTACTGTTCTAACAAAGCTTTCAAACTTGAAAGTTTTGTCACTTGTTTCCTTGGGATTGTGGGGTCCTTTACCAGCCAAGATCAATCGGTTAGGGTCACTTGAAGTGCTAAATATtagctcaaattttatttatggaGAGATTCCTTCATCAATTGCTTCACTGAGCAATCTGACAAGTCTGGTTTTGACTGGTAATTTGTTCAATGGGAGTGTTCCAGATCTTAAAAGTCTAGTACTTCTTCAAGAGCTGGATTTGGGTGACAACCATCTTGGACCTGAGTTTCCCTCACTAAGCAACAGTCTTGTAAGCATTCAATTGAGCAACAattctttgagatctgagattCCTTCAAAACTCAACAACTTTGCGAAGCTCCAGCAGTTTGACATCTCCTCAAACAAATTTCTTGGACCGATCCCATCATTCCTCTTCTCTCTGCCTTCAATTCAGTATCTTAGGTTGGCCGACAATCAACTAAGCGGGGCTCTTCCTATGAATATATCATGCAATGATGAGCTTAAGCTTGTAGATGTGTCGCACAACCTCTTGATAGGAAAACTGTCATCGTGCCTGGCGTCGAAGTCTTCAAACCGGACGGTATTCTTCTCATGGAACTGTTTGTCCGGCGAGAACCCAAATTATCAGCATCCATATACTTTTTGCCACAAAGAAGCATTGGCCGTTAAGCCTCCAATCAAAAGCAAGGAGTCGTCCAGCATGAACCTAGGCCTGATACTCTGTATCATTGGAGGTGTCGTGGCCATTGCTGGGGTTCTTGGGCTGCTGATTGTGGTCATTATCAGACGGACAGAAGGGAGGAGAGGTGAAAACAACAAATTTGACAGACATTTTGCTGATATAGTGCCAGTTCGTAGCTCCCCAAGATCAAACATTGATGCAA GGCGTGTAACCCATACAACGAGGGTAGCAACACTAGGACTCCCACCATATCGTGTTTTCGCATTGGATGAGATAGAAGATGCCACGGATAACTTTGACCAATCAAATTTGATTGGGGAAGGATCTCAAGGGCAG CTCTATAAAGGTTGGCTAAGAGACGGCTCATTGGTCCTGGTGAAGTGCCTGAAATTAAAGCAAAAGCTTTTGCCTCAAAGCTTGATGCAACACATGGACGTCTTATCGAAGCTGAGGCATCGGCATTTGGTCAGCATCCTTGGACACTGTACTGTCACTTATCAGGACCACCCCAATACAGCTAGCACTGTCTTTGTTGTTCTTGAACACGTTCCAAACGGATCGCTAAGAGATTATCTTAAGG ATTCGAGAAAAAAGGAGATGTTGAAATGGCCACAGAGAATGGCAATCACCATCGGTGTCGCAAGGGGTGTCCAGTTCTTGCACACAGGGATTGCACCCGGCATTTTTGGAAATAATCTGAAGATGGATAACGTTTTGTTGGATGACAGCCTTAGTGCGAAAATTAGTAGCTATAATATTCCCTTGCCATTCAAG GTAGGTTCAGAGAACCCTCTGAGAGGACAAGATAATCATCTTGGCAG CGAAATTGCAGAAAAGGAAGATATTTACCAGCTGGGTGTTATCCTACTTGAGTTTATAACTGGTCAACTCACAACATCAGCCAGTGAAGTGAATGACCTAAAGCTTCAG CTAGAGTTTGGGTTGGCAGAATCAGCATCACAATTACGGGCTGCAACCGATCCTTCCTTTCAGGGAACTTTTGCATATCAATCATTAAAGACCACAGTAGGAATTACCCTCAACTGCCTCTGCAAAGATCCAAGCAAGCGCCCTTCGATAGAAGACGTTCTTTGGAATTTGCAGTACTCGATTCAAGTTCAAGAAGGATGGACCAGTAGTGGAAACCTAAGTACACAGATGTAG
- the LOC133868171 gene encoding probable LRR receptor-like serine/threonine-protein kinase At1g14390 isoform X1 has protein sequence MINPIIFFSLSIDLEFESLASQRMENFWVSFCFLFPALILAMHAPISIAQLPPSETRLLFRVQKLLEYPEALQGWTNWTSFCYLPPSPSLKIVCSNNRVTELTIAGNKSSPSNSAKPASGKFSVSQQTLSESFSIDSFFTVLTKLSNLKVLSLVSLGLWGPLPAKINRLGSLEVLNISSNFIYGEIPSSIASLSNLTSLVLTGNLFNGSVPDLKSLVLLQELDLGDNHLGPEFPSLSNSLVSIQLSNNSLRSEIPSKLNNFAKLQQFDISSNKFLGPIPSFLFSLPSIQYLRLADNQLSGALPMNISCNDELKLVDVSHNLLIGKLSSCLASKSSNRTVFFSWNCLSGENPNYQHPYTFCHKEALAVKPPIKSKESSSMNLGLILCIIGGVVAIAGVLGLLIVVIIRRTEGRRGENNKFDRHFADIVPVRSSPRSNIDARRVTHTTRVATLGLPPYRVFALDEIEDATDNFDQSNLIGEGSQGQLYKGWLRDGSLVLVKCLKLKQKLLPQSLMQHMDVLSKLRHRHLVSILGHCTVTYQDHPNTASTVFVVLEHVPNGSLRDYLKDSRKKEMLKWPQRMAITIGVARGVQFLHTGIAPGIFGNNLKMDNVLLDDSLSAKISSYNIPLPFKVGSENPLRGQDNHLGSSEIAEKEDIYQLGVILLEFITGQLTTSASEVNDLKLQLEFGLAESASQLRAATDPSFQGTFAYQSLKTTVGITLNCLCKDPSKRPSIEDVLWNLQYSIQVQEGWTSSGNLSTQM, from the exons ATGATTaacccaataatttttttttccctttctatAGACTTGGAATTTGAGTCTTTAGCTTCCCAAAGAATGGAGAATTTCTGGGTTTCTTTCTGTTTCTTATTTCCAGCACTCATTCTTGCTATGCATGCTCCAATTTCTATTGCGCAACTGCCTCCAAGCGAAACCCGACTTCTTTTCCGAGTTCAAAAGCTCCTTGAATACCCTGAAGCTCTTCAGGGATGGACAAATTGGACCAGCTTCTGTTACCTCCCTCCCTCACCTTCTCTCAAGATTGTTTGCTCAAACAATCGTGTGACCGAGTTAACTATTGCCGGAAACAAAAGCTCCCCTTCTAACAGCGCAAAACCAGCTTCTGGGAAATTCTCTGTTTCTCAGCAAACTCTATCTGAAAGTTTCTCCATTGATTCTTTCTTTACTGTTCTAACAAAGCTTTCAAACTTGAAAGTTTTGTCACTTGTTTCCTTGGGATTGTGGGGTCCTTTACCAGCCAAGATCAATCGGTTAGGGTCACTTGAAGTGCTAAATATtagctcaaattttatttatggaGAGATTCCTTCATCAATTGCTTCACTGAGCAATCTGACAAGTCTGGTTTTGACTGGTAATTTGTTCAATGGGAGTGTTCCAGATCTTAAAAGTCTAGTACTTCTTCAAGAGCTGGATTTGGGTGACAACCATCTTGGACCTGAGTTTCCCTCACTAAGCAACAGTCTTGTAAGCATTCAATTGAGCAACAattctttgagatctgagattCCTTCAAAACTCAACAACTTTGCGAAGCTCCAGCAGTTTGACATCTCCTCAAACAAATTTCTTGGACCGATCCCATCATTCCTCTTCTCTCTGCCTTCAATTCAGTATCTTAGGTTGGCCGACAATCAACTAAGCGGGGCTCTTCCTATGAATATATCATGCAATGATGAGCTTAAGCTTGTAGATGTGTCGCACAACCTCTTGATAGGAAAACTGTCATCGTGCCTGGCGTCGAAGTCTTCAAACCGGACGGTATTCTTCTCATGGAACTGTTTGTCCGGCGAGAACCCAAATTATCAGCATCCATATACTTTTTGCCACAAAGAAGCATTGGCCGTTAAGCCTCCAATCAAAAGCAAGGAGTCGTCCAGCATGAACCTAGGCCTGATACTCTGTATCATTGGAGGTGTCGTGGCCATTGCTGGGGTTCTTGGGCTGCTGATTGTGGTCATTATCAGACGGACAGAAGGGAGGAGAGGTGAAAACAACAAATTTGACAGACATTTTGCTGATATAGTGCCAGTTCGTAGCTCCCCAAGATCAAACATTGATGCAA GGCGTGTAACCCATACAACGAGGGTAGCAACACTAGGACTCCCACCATATCGTGTTTTCGCATTGGATGAGATAGAAGATGCCACGGATAACTTTGACCAATCAAATTTGATTGGGGAAGGATCTCAAGGGCAG CTCTATAAAGGTTGGCTAAGAGACGGCTCATTGGTCCTGGTGAAGTGCCTGAAATTAAAGCAAAAGCTTTTGCCTCAAAGCTTGATGCAACACATGGACGTCTTATCGAAGCTGAGGCATCGGCATTTGGTCAGCATCCTTGGACACTGTACTGTCACTTATCAGGACCACCCCAATACAGCTAGCACTGTCTTTGTTGTTCTTGAACACGTTCCAAACGGATCGCTAAGAGATTATCTTAAGG ATTCGAGAAAAAAGGAGATGTTGAAATGGCCACAGAGAATGGCAATCACCATCGGTGTCGCAAGGGGTGTCCAGTTCTTGCACACAGGGATTGCACCCGGCATTTTTGGAAATAATCTGAAGATGGATAACGTTTTGTTGGATGACAGCCTTAGTGCGAAAATTAGTAGCTATAATATTCCCTTGCCATTCAAG GTAGGTTCAGAGAACCCTCTGAGAGGACAAGATAATCATCTTGGCAG CAGCGAAATTGCAGAAAAGGAAGATATTTACCAGCTGGGTGTTATCCTACTTGAGTTTATAACTGGTCAACTCACAACATCAGCCAGTGAAGTGAATGACCTAAAGCTTCAG CTAGAGTTTGGGTTGGCAGAATCAGCATCACAATTACGGGCTGCAACCGATCCTTCCTTTCAGGGAACTTTTGCATATCAATCATTAAAGACCACAGTAGGAATTACCCTCAACTGCCTCTGCAAAGATCCAAGCAAGCGCCCTTCGATAGAAGACGTTCTTTGGAATTTGCAGTACTCGATTCAAGTTCAAGAAGGATGGACCAGTAGTGGAAACCTAAGTACACAGATGTAG